A section of the Sceloporus undulatus isolate JIND9_A2432 ecotype Alabama chromosome 3, SceUnd_v1.1, whole genome shotgun sequence genome encodes:
- the SIRT1 gene encoding NAD-dependent protein deacetylase sirtuin-1 isoform X2 encodes MADEEAPLLHSSRGAAPSSAESPEPASKRQRRDSSDSAGPGREGEALLLLLRGEEEEEALRAAEGEASVASEGSGGGGGGGWSCPESGLRRRGLLREETTATATAATQQQQQQQHQAPPPPPPAVWLRGGEGAGAAPAPEDAIGCGTAQSSNQGAQVPQDDNIFFSDEIIANGFHSCDSDEDDRASHASSSDWTPRPRIGPYTFVQQHLMIGTDPRAILKDLLPETIPPPELDDMTLWQIVINILSEPPKRKKRKDINTLEDAVKLLHECKKIIVLTGAGVSVSCGIPDFRSRDGIYARLAVDFPDLPDPQAMFDIEYFRKDPRPFFKFAKEIYPGQFQPSLCHKFIALMDKERKLLRNYTQNIDTLEQVAGIQRIIQCHGSFATASCLICKYKVDCEVVRGDIFNQVVPRCPRCPPDEPLAIMKPEIVFFGENLPEQFHRAMKYDKDEVDLLIVIGSSLKVRPVALIPSSIPHEVPQILINREPLPHLHFDVELLGDCDVIINELCHRLGGEYAKLCSSSVKLSEITEKPPRLQKESEIHSSELPPTPLNISEYSSSPERIAPHDSQIVHSEHSSEFKVADSEAALESKENCVEEKSQVLQNCLENTESLPDQLENPEHVKEHESRQGENKERSEITSVETLKKCWVNRCAKEQISKRLDGPLGLLTVK; translated from the exons ATGGCGGACGAGGAGGCGCCACTCCTCCACTCCTCCCGCGGCGCCGCTCCGTCCTCAGCGGAGAGCCCTGAGCCGGCCTCGAAGCGGCAGCGGCGGGACTCTTCTGACAGCGCCGGGCCGGGGCGCGAGGGAGAGgcgctcctccttctcctccggggggaagaggaggaggaggccctgagGGCGGCGGAGGGGGAGGCCTCGGTGGCCAGCGagggaagcggaggaggaggaggcgggggatgGAGCTGCCCCGAGAGCGGGCTCAGGCGGCGGGGCCTGCTCCGGGAGGAGACCACGGCGACGGCGACGGCGGcgacgcagcagcagcagcagcagcagcaccaagcgcctcctcctcctcctcctgctgtgtggctgaggggaggggaaggggcggGGGCGGCGCCGGCACCGGAGGACGCCATTGGCTGCGGGACGGCGCAGTCTTCGAACCAGGGCGCCCAGGTCCCGCAGGACg ATAATATATTTTTTAGTGATGAAATCATTGCAAATGGTTTCCATTCCTGTGACAGTGATGAAGATGATAGAGCCTCTCATGCAAGCTCGAGTGACTGGACCCCAAGACCTCGTATAG GTCCATACACTTTTGTCCAACAACATCTCATGATAGGCACAGATCCACGTGCAATTCTGAAAGACTTGTTGCCAGAAACAATACCTCCCCCCGAACTGGATGACATGACATTATGGCAAATCGTTATTAATATTCTTTCTGAACCacctaaaagaaaaaagaggaaagatatTAATACTCTAGAAGATGCTGTGAAACTCCTACATGAGTGCAAAAAAATAATCGTCTTAACTGGAGCTGGG GTATCTGTTTCTTGTGGAATTCCTGACTTCCGATCAAGAGATGGCATTTATGCCCGCCTTGCAGTAGATTTCCCAGATCTTCCTGATCCTCAAGCAATGTTTGACATTGAATACTTCAGAAAAGATCCAaggccattttttaaatttgcaaag GAAATATATCCTGGACAGTTTCAACCGTCTCTCTGTCATAAATTTATAGCTTTGAtggataaagaaagaaaattactacGCAATTATACTCAGAACATAGATACTCTGGAACAAGTTGCAGGAATTCAAAGGATAATTCAGTGTCATG GTTCCTTTGCAACAGCTTCGTGCCTCATCTGTAAATACAAAGTTGATTGTGAAGTTGTTCGGGGAGATATTTTTAATCAG GTTGTCCCTAGATGTCCCAGATGTCCACCTGATGAACCACTTGCCATCATGAAGCCAGAAATAGTGTTCTTTGGTGAAAATCTCCCTGAGCAATTTCACAGGGCCATGAAATATGACAAAGATGAGGTCGACCTTCTTATTGTTATTGGGTCTTCGCTAAAAGTAAGACCAGTAGCATTAATTCCAA GTTCCATTCCACATGAAGTGCCTCAAATTCTAATTAATAGGGAACCATTGCCTCACCTACACTTTGATGTGGAACTTCTTGGTGACTGCGATGTTATCATCAATGAATTATGTCATAGATTAGGTGGTGAATATGCAAAACTGTGCAGCAGTTCAGTCAAACTTTCAGAAATTACAGAGAAACCTCCACGATTACAGAAGGAATCTGAAATACATTCATCTGAGTTACCACCTACCCCACTAAACATCTCTGAATATTCTAGTTCACCTGAAAGAATTGCACCACATGATTCTCAAATAGTACATTCAGAGCACTCTTCTGAATTTAAAGTAGCAGATTCTGAAGCTGCCTTGGAATCTAAAGAGAACTGTGTAGAGGAAAAGTCTCAAGTGCTACAAAACTGTTTAGAAAATACTGAAAGTCTTCCTGACCAGTTAGAAAACCCAGAGCATGTGAAGGAACATGAATCTAGACAAGgtgaaaacaaagaaagaagtgaAATAACATCTGTTGAAACACTGAAAAAGTGCTGGGTTAATAGATGTGCAAAAGAACAGATAAGCAAGCGGCTTGATG GACCTCTTGGATTATTAACAGTGAAATAA
- the SIRT1 gene encoding NAD-dependent protein deacetylase sirtuin-1 isoform X1, with protein MADEEAPLLHSSRGAAPSSAESPEPASKRQRRDSSDSAGPGREGEALLLLLRGEEEEEALRAAEGEASVASEGSGGGGGGGWSCPESGLRRRGLLREETTATATAATQQQQQQQHQAPPPPPPAVWLRGGEGAGAAPAPEDAIGCGTAQSSNQGAQVPQDDNIFFSDEIIANGFHSCDSDEDDRASHASSSDWTPRPRIGPYTFVQQHLMIGTDPRAILKDLLPETIPPPELDDMTLWQIVINILSEPPKRKKRKDINTLEDAVKLLHECKKIIVLTGAGVSVSCGIPDFRSRDGIYARLAVDFPDLPDPQAMFDIEYFRKDPRPFFKFAKEIYPGQFQPSLCHKFIALMDKERKLLRNYTQNIDTLEQVAGIQRIIQCHGSFATASCLICKYKVDCEVVRGDIFNQVVPRCPRCPPDEPLAIMKPEIVFFGENLPEQFHRAMKYDKDEVDLLIVIGSSLKVRPVALIPSSIPHEVPQILINREPLPHLHFDVELLGDCDVIINELCHRLGGEYAKLCSSSVKLSEITEKPPRLQKESEIHSSELPPTPLNISEYSSSPERIAPHDSQIVHSEHSSEFKVADSEAALESKENCVEEKSQVLQNCLENTESLPDQLENPEHVKEHESRQGENKERSEITSVETLKKCWVNRCAKEQISKRLDGTQYLFLPPNRYIFHGAEVYSDSEDDVMSSSSCGSSSDSGSCHSPSLDVEDESEIEEFYNGIEDDDVPDRDEENGFGEEGTDVQETVGESVSGNEAVGFDYSTDKL; from the exons ATGGCGGACGAGGAGGCGCCACTCCTCCACTCCTCCCGCGGCGCCGCTCCGTCCTCAGCGGAGAGCCCTGAGCCGGCCTCGAAGCGGCAGCGGCGGGACTCTTCTGACAGCGCCGGGCCGGGGCGCGAGGGAGAGgcgctcctccttctcctccggggggaagaggaggaggaggccctgagGGCGGCGGAGGGGGAGGCCTCGGTGGCCAGCGagggaagcggaggaggaggaggcgggggatgGAGCTGCCCCGAGAGCGGGCTCAGGCGGCGGGGCCTGCTCCGGGAGGAGACCACGGCGACGGCGACGGCGGcgacgcagcagcagcagcagcagcagcaccaagcgcctcctcctcctcctcctgctgtgtggctgaggggaggggaaggggcggGGGCGGCGCCGGCACCGGAGGACGCCATTGGCTGCGGGACGGCGCAGTCTTCGAACCAGGGCGCCCAGGTCCCGCAGGACg ATAATATATTTTTTAGTGATGAAATCATTGCAAATGGTTTCCATTCCTGTGACAGTGATGAAGATGATAGAGCCTCTCATGCAAGCTCGAGTGACTGGACCCCAAGACCTCGTATAG GTCCATACACTTTTGTCCAACAACATCTCATGATAGGCACAGATCCACGTGCAATTCTGAAAGACTTGTTGCCAGAAACAATACCTCCCCCCGAACTGGATGACATGACATTATGGCAAATCGTTATTAATATTCTTTCTGAACCacctaaaagaaaaaagaggaaagatatTAATACTCTAGAAGATGCTGTGAAACTCCTACATGAGTGCAAAAAAATAATCGTCTTAACTGGAGCTGGG GTATCTGTTTCTTGTGGAATTCCTGACTTCCGATCAAGAGATGGCATTTATGCCCGCCTTGCAGTAGATTTCCCAGATCTTCCTGATCCTCAAGCAATGTTTGACATTGAATACTTCAGAAAAGATCCAaggccattttttaaatttgcaaag GAAATATATCCTGGACAGTTTCAACCGTCTCTCTGTCATAAATTTATAGCTTTGAtggataaagaaagaaaattactacGCAATTATACTCAGAACATAGATACTCTGGAACAAGTTGCAGGAATTCAAAGGATAATTCAGTGTCATG GTTCCTTTGCAACAGCTTCGTGCCTCATCTGTAAATACAAAGTTGATTGTGAAGTTGTTCGGGGAGATATTTTTAATCAG GTTGTCCCTAGATGTCCCAGATGTCCACCTGATGAACCACTTGCCATCATGAAGCCAGAAATAGTGTTCTTTGGTGAAAATCTCCCTGAGCAATTTCACAGGGCCATGAAATATGACAAAGATGAGGTCGACCTTCTTATTGTTATTGGGTCTTCGCTAAAAGTAAGACCAGTAGCATTAATTCCAA GTTCCATTCCACATGAAGTGCCTCAAATTCTAATTAATAGGGAACCATTGCCTCACCTACACTTTGATGTGGAACTTCTTGGTGACTGCGATGTTATCATCAATGAATTATGTCATAGATTAGGTGGTGAATATGCAAAACTGTGCAGCAGTTCAGTCAAACTTTCAGAAATTACAGAGAAACCTCCACGATTACAGAAGGAATCTGAAATACATTCATCTGAGTTACCACCTACCCCACTAAACATCTCTGAATATTCTAGTTCACCTGAAAGAATTGCACCACATGATTCTCAAATAGTACATTCAGAGCACTCTTCTGAATTTAAAGTAGCAGATTCTGAAGCTGCCTTGGAATCTAAAGAGAACTGTGTAGAGGAAAAGTCTCAAGTGCTACAAAACTGTTTAGAAAATACTGAAAGTCTTCCTGACCAGTTAGAAAACCCAGAGCATGTGAAGGAACATGAATCTAGACAAGgtgaaaacaaagaaagaagtgaAATAACATCTGTTGAAACACTGAAAAAGTGCTGGGTTAATAGATGTGCAAAAGAACAGATAAGCAAGCGGCTTGATG GTACCCAATACTTGTTTTTACCACCAAATCGCTATATTTTTCATGGTGCTGAGGTGTATTCAGACTCCGAAGATGATGTCATGTCCTCCAGCTCTTGTGGAAGTAGCAGCGATAGCGGGTCCTGTCATAGTCCAAGTTTAGACGTAGAAGATGAAAGTGAAATTGAAGAATTCTATAACGGCATCGAAGACGACGATGTTCCTGACAGAGATGAGGAGAATGGATTTGGGGAAGAAGGAACTGATGTTCAAGAAACTGTTGGTGAATCTGTTTCTGGAAATGAAGCTgtaggatttgattattcaacgGACAAACTGTAA